GAAGAGCCGAATAACATACGAGGGGCAGGGGGGAAACTTTCTGTAGAAAGTTTCCCCCGGACCCCCTTCAAAGACTTTTAATCCCCTGCGGATCGTCCCGGTCTTACAAGCAAGATCGGGATGATCCGCAGGGCGTTGATGTTTTTGAAGGGGGCCTGCTGCCCGCGCCGGCTGCCTCGCGGGGGGCTGTACCGGGGGTTCGGGCCGCAAAGGCGTAAAAAAATCCCGCCTGGCGCGGACCGAACCACCGGTGCAGCCGAAGAGCCGAATAACATACGATGGGGCATCTCTCAAAAGCTGTGGCTGCTCTTCATGAGCAGGCTCACGCCGAGATAGGTGAAGAGCACGACGAAGAAGCCGACCACGGTGGCCACGGCCAGTCCCGTGCCCCGCCACCTGGCAACGTACCAGGCGTGCATGGCCCCGGCGTAGTAGAACCAGACTATGAAGGACCATATGACCTTGGGCTCCCAGAGCCAGTAGGTGCCCCAGGCGAGATAGGCCCAGACGGCCCCGGCGAACATGGAGGCCGAGAAGAAGAAGAACCCCCAGAGCACGGCCGAGCGGGCTATCTCCTGGAAGTCCCGTCTCAGGCGCTCGCGTTCGCCCCCTCCGAAGTGGAAGCGGCCGAAGACGAGGTAGAGGACGGCCCCGGCGAAGGCGAGTGTAAAGAAGGCGTAGGCGGCGAACGAGGCCGTCACGTGCGTCTCGAACCAGCGGGTGCGCAGCACGAGGGTCAGCGGCCGCGCCGGAGTCTCGTTGGCGGCGGCGAAAAAGAGCGCCAGCAGGGCGACGGGAAGCGTTATGAGCTCGGTGTAGCGCTCCGAGTAGCGGTAGACGACGACGGCGCTCACCAGCACGGTCGACCAGCTGTAGAAGAGCAGCGTCTCGAACATGCTCGCCATGGGGGCATGTCCGCCCTCCCAGCTCCGAAGCCCCAGGGCCGCCGTATGGACCGCAAGCCCCGCCGTGAGCGCGAGCCTTGAAGACCTCTCAAGGCGCGGGCCCCCGCGCAGGTGGTGGAGCAGGACCGTTACGAGGGCCGCCGCGTAGAGCAGCGCCGACGAGATGATGAGGGAGCGGACCACGGCAACGGACTCAGCGGCGCTCGGACCAGATATAGGTGTGTATCTGGAGCTGGAGCCTCACGTCGAGGGAATCCTCCAGTATCCAGTCGGCGAGCTTCCTCGCCTCGAGCTTCGACTTTACGGGCGCGAAGAGCACGTTGCGGGTCCTCTCCCTGAAGGCGGGGAGGAGGGAGCGGGCGTATTCGTAGTCGGCCCTGTCGGCGATGACGAACTTGATCTCGTCGTCCGCGTCTATGAACTCCATGTTATCCATGAGGAAGGTCCCCTGCTGGCCGCTCGAAGGGCACTTGACGTCCACGATCTTCACCACCTCGGGCTCGATGCCGCGCAGGCTCAGCGAGCCGTTGGTCTCCAGGAGGACATGGTAGCCCGCGGCGAGAAGCCTCGTCACGAGCGGCCTCGTCTCATCCTGCATGAGGGGCTCGCCGCCCGTCACCTCGACGAGCCCGCAGTCGAACCTGCCGACCTCCTCCATCACCTCGTCGACGGTGAGCCGCCTGGCGGCGCCGTCGCCGCTGGCGGCATAGGTCGTGTCGCACCAGTCGCAGCTCAGGTTGCAGCCCGCAAGGCGCACGAATATGCAGGGCAGCCCCACGTAGGTGCTCTCCCCCTGTATGCTCAGGAATATCTCGCTTACGAGCACGGACCGGCTTCCTTTCGGCGGACCTCCCCGGCGACGGGACGGTCCCGCCCGTCGCGTCAACCGCTGTTGTTGTCGTCTCCCTCGCCCTCGCCGGCGGAGCGGCGGGGGCGGCCGAAGGCCTTGTAGCCCAGGGCAAGCTCCCTCAGCCTATCCTCGACGAGCCTGTTTACCGAGCCCTCGGGGAACGCGCCGTCGGGACCGCGCTCGCCGGCCTCCATGCCGGTGAGGATCTCAAGCCCCTCGTCCACATAGGCCACGGGGTAGATGGAGAACTCGCCGCGGCGCACGGCCTCGACGACGTCGCTTCTGAGCATGAGGTTACGGACGTTTCTCCGGGGGATTATGACCCCCTGGCCGCCGGTAAGCCCCTTGACCCTGCACACGTCGAAGAATCCCTCTATCTTCTCGTTTATCCCGCCGACCGGCTGGACCTCGCCGCGCTGGTTCATGGAGCCCGTGACGGCGATGCCCTGGGCGAGTCCCACGCCCGCGAGGCTCGATACCAGGGCGTAGACCTCGGTGCAGGTGGCGCTGTCGCCCTCGACCTCCTCGTAGAGCTGCTCGAAACAGACCGAGGCCGAGAGGGTGAGGGGGAAGTCGCGGGCGAACTTCTCGCCCAGGTAGCTTGTGAGGATCATGAGCGCCTTGTTGTGGATGCGGCCGCTCATCTTGACCTCGCGCTCTATGTTGACCACTCCGGAGTCTCCCATGAAGGTCTTGGTCGTTATGCGCGAGGGCTTGCCGAAGCGGTAGTCGCCGAGGTCCAGGACGGCTATGCCGTTGACCTGGCCCACCACGCTCCCCTCGGTGGAGACCATTATGGTGTCGTCCTTTATGTACTCGCGCAGCTTGTCCTCGATCTTGGAGTCACGGTAGACCTTCTCGCTGCGGGCCCGGTCCACGTGGTGGGCCTCTACCCGCCCGGCCCCGGCCCTCCCGGCCCAGTAGCCGGCCTCGACCACGAGGTTCTGCACCTCGTTGAAGCGCGCCGAGAGCTTCTCCTTGTCGCCGGCGAGGCGGCAGCCATGCTCCACCACCCTGGCAACGGCGCCCGCCGTGAAGGGCGGAAGCTCCTCGGCCCTGCAGCAGGCGGCCACGAAGGCGGCGTACTTGTCGATGTTCTCGTCCGTGCGGTCCATGACCGTGTCGAAGTCGGCCTTCACCTTGAAGAGCTTCTTGTATTCGTCGTCGAGGTTGTAGAGGAGGTAGTATATGTATGGTTCGCCGATGACGACTATCTTGATGTCCACGGGGATGGGCGCCGGCTTGAGCGTCGAGGCCGAGACGAGGCGGTACTGTTCCCACACGTCCTCGATCCGCGCCTCGCGGCTCTTTATGAGGCGCTTGAGCGAGTCGTAGACGAAGATGTTGCGCAGCATGTCGAGGGCGTGGACGACGAGGTATCCGCCGTTTGCGCGGTGCACGGCGCCCGCCTTTATCATGGTGAAGTCCGTGCTGGCCACGCCGAACTGGAAGCGGTACTCGAGCTTGCCGAAGAGATTCGAGTAGGTGGGATTGGTCTCGAAGACCACGGGGGCGCCCTCTGTCCCGCCGTTGTTGACGAAGAGGTTCACCTGGTAGCGGCCGAAGCTCGGCTCGGGCCGCTGGAGCTTGAGCCCGGGGATGGGCAGGCTCAGCTCCTCCTTTGGTCTGAAGTCGTCGATGTTGCCGAGCACGTCCTCCTTGGCCGCCTCGAGGTAGGCGACCACCTCCGGCCGCTCCCGGTACTTGCCTTCGAGATCGGCGAAGAGGGGGTTGACCACGTAGCGGACCACCTCGCGGTCCAGCTCCTCGAGCCTTTCCCTCGTCTCGCGCTCTATGCGCTTGACCTC
The nucleotide sequence above comes from Deltaproteobacteria bacterium. Encoded proteins:
- a CDS encoding ATP-dependent protease is translated as MSKPRRLEPEELAWSCGTERFRFETTDDIEPLAGIIGQERALRSLDFGLDLENHGYNIYVLGERGTGRESTVRAMLEKKAASEKVPDDWCYVNNFSDPDRPIALRFPPGEGSGFKAAMESLIAALRRDIPSVFESKDYERHRDEVLEGQQERTKSVIERLEKLAESKGFVLKKSSSGLAVLPAGKDGEPMKQEEYEALPREKKEGVEATMAFLQDRLGDAIREVKRIERETRERLEELDREVVRYVVNPLFADLEGKYRERPEVVAYLEAAKEDVLGNIDDFRPKEELSLPIPGLKLQRPEPSFGRYQVNLFVNNGGTEGAPVVFETNPTYSNLFGKLEYRFQFGVASTDFTMIKAGAVHRANGGYLVVHALDMLRNIFVYDSLKRLIKSREARIEDVWEQYRLVSASTLKPAPIPVDIKIVVIGEPYIYYLLYNLDDEYKKLFKVKADFDTVMDRTDENIDKYAAFVAACCRAEELPPFTAGAVARVVEHGCRLAGDKEKLSARFNEVQNLVVEAGYWAGRAGAGRVEAHHVDRARSEKVYRDSKIEDKLREYIKDDTIMVSTEGSVVGQVNGIAVLDLGDYRFGKPSRITTKTFMGDSGVVNIEREVKMSGRIHNKALMILTSYLGEKFARDFPLTLSASVCFEQLYEEVEGDSATCTEVYALVSSLAGVGLAQGIAVTGSMNQRGEVQPVGGINEKIEGFFDVCRVKGLTGGQGVIIPRRNVRNLMLRSDVVEAVRRGEFSIYPVAYVDEGLEILTGMEAGERGPDGAFPEGSVNRLVEDRLRELALGYKAFGRPRRSAGEGEGDDNNSG
- a CDS encoding radical SAM protein, with translation MTRRAGPSRRRGGPPKGSRSVLVSEIFLSIQGESTYVGLPCIFVRLAGCNLSCDWCDTTYAASGDGAARRLTVDEVMEEVGRFDCGLVEVTGGEPLMQDETRPLVTRLLAAGYHVLLETNGSLSLRGIEPEVVKIVDVKCPSSGQQGTFLMDNMEFIDADDEIKFVIADRADYEYARSLLPAFRERTRNVLFAPVKSKLEARKLADWILEDSLDVRLQLQIHTYIWSERR